Proteins from a genomic interval of Sporolactobacillus sp. Y61:
- a CDS encoding VIT1/CCC1 transporter family protein, which yields MTVKSKRLLYYQRQVLLHLSLFRYWEKHLIIEHNRKTYGKIAVEEERLASAICPDHPNMENVNHFRFFVALSKLLGFTFVTQLMMKAKKKRIKKLSESSIVPVKYIQLARTVFKQEKDLIAQLRERRLDFVGAIILGMNDALVEITGSVAGFTLSMSNTKIIAVAGLITGVAASLSMAASEFMAERSEGNMKKAARAAIYTGGSYFLTVVLLVLPFFILPAQSYIPALILTVIIAVAVIFIFSFYMSVAKEIRFSQRFWEMVIVSLGVAVLTFFIGFIVKTYFGIAA from the coding sequence ATGACAGTGAAGAGCAAACGACTTCTGTATTATCAAAGGCAAGTGTTATTACATTTATCACTTTTCCGTTACTGGGAAAAGCATCTGATTATCGAGCATAATCGAAAGACTTATGGGAAAATTGCTGTTGAGGAAGAACGCCTCGCCTCAGCCATTTGCCCGGATCACCCGAACATGGAAAACGTTAATCACTTCCGCTTTTTTGTAGCATTAAGCAAATTGCTCGGCTTTACCTTTGTGACACAACTGATGATGAAAGCGAAAAAGAAGCGTATTAAAAAACTTTCAGAATCCTCCATCGTTCCAGTAAAGTACATTCAACTTGCCAGAACCGTCTTTAAGCAGGAAAAGGATTTAATTGCTCAGTTGAGGGAACGCCGGCTTGATTTTGTCGGTGCGATTATTCTGGGGATGAATGATGCACTGGTTGAGATTACGGGCAGTGTGGCCGGTTTCACTCTATCGATGTCCAATACCAAAATCATCGCCGTTGCAGGACTGATCACCGGCGTTGCCGCCTCTTTGTCTATGGCAGCCAGTGAATTTATGGCTGAACGTTCAGAGGGAAATATGAAAAAGGCGGCCAGGGCAGCGATATATACCGGTGGGTCATATTTTCTGACTGTGGTATTACTGGTTTTGCCGTTCTTTATTCTGCCTGCTCAAAGCTATATACCCGCTCTGATACTGACGGTGATCATCGCGGTAGCGGTCATCTTTATTTTCAGCTTCTATATGTCAGTAGCCAAAGAGATCCGCTTCAGTCAGCGCTTCTGGGAAATGGTTATTGTCAGCCTTGGCGTTGCCGTGCTGACCTTTTTCATCGGATTTATTGTTAAAACGTATTTCGGCATCGCCGCGTGA
- a CDS encoding NADP-dependent glyceraldehyde-3-phosphate dehydrogenase gives MASNVSELTTYDAYLAGEWKKSSSGETIAIQSPYLHDTIGRVQAVTQDEVDQAIKAAHKAQKEWASLSLSERGVFLNRWADELVKNEQDIARSVMKEVGKGFKDSRKEVVRTADLIRYTVQEALHMHGESLRGDGFPGGPQKKLGIVERVPLGVVLAISPFNYPINLAASKIAPALMAGNGVIFKPATQGSISGIKMIEALDRAGLPKGLLSLTTGRGSVIGDYLVEHKGIDMISFTGGSKTGRHLSKQSVMIPLVLELGGKDPAIVCDDADMDVAVKSIMNGAFSYSGQRCTAIKRVLVNEKVADELVNRLKAEVEKLTIGSPEDDSTIVPLISDKSADFVQSLIDDALTKKATLVTGNKRERNLIYPTLLDHVTEDMDVAWIEPFGPVLPIIRVSSDEQAVEMANKSEYGLQASVFSQDIDRALEVAKEVEAGTVQINGRTERGPDHFPFLGVKASGMGVQGIHNSLVSMSRQRVTVMNLK, from the coding sequence ATGGCTTCAAATGTTTCAGAACTGACCACTTATGATGCGTATTTGGCCGGCGAGTGGAAAAAGAGCTCTTCTGGTGAGACGATTGCCATACAGTCCCCGTATCTTCATGATACGATCGGACGCGTTCAGGCTGTGACACAGGATGAAGTGGATCAGGCAATCAAGGCTGCCCATAAAGCGCAGAAAGAGTGGGCATCGCTTTCGCTGAGCGAACGCGGGGTCTTTCTGAATCGCTGGGCCGATGAGCTGGTCAAAAATGAACAGGATATCGCCAGATCCGTTATGAAGGAAGTAGGGAAGGGATTCAAAGATTCCAGAAAAGAAGTCGTCCGGACTGCCGATCTGATCCGTTATACTGTTCAGGAAGCTCTGCATATGCATGGAGAAAGCCTGAGAGGTGACGGATTCCCGGGTGGTCCACAGAAGAAACTGGGTATCGTAGAGCGAGTTCCACTGGGTGTCGTTCTGGCCATCTCACCCTTTAACTACCCGATTAATCTGGCTGCATCAAAGATTGCACCTGCGCTCATGGCTGGTAATGGTGTAATTTTCAAACCGGCCACACAGGGTTCAATCAGCGGCATAAAGATGATCGAAGCTCTTGACCGTGCAGGACTGCCAAAGGGGCTGCTGAGTCTGACTACCGGCCGCGGTTCTGTCATTGGTGATTACCTTGTTGAACATAAGGGAATCGACATGATCAGTTTTACCGGCGGCTCAAAGACCGGACGTCATCTGTCTAAACAGTCTGTGATGATTCCGCTTGTACTGGAACTTGGAGGAAAGGATCCTGCCATTGTCTGTGACGATGCCGATATGGATGTTGCCGTAAAAAGCATCATGAATGGTGCCTTTTCATATTCCGGTCAGCGCTGCACGGCGATCAAGCGTGTCCTGGTCAACGAAAAGGTTGCCGATGAGCTTGTGAACCGGCTGAAAGCAGAAGTTGAAAAACTGACTATCGGATCTCCGGAAGACGACAGTACGATTGTACCTTTGATTAGTGATAAATCTGCTGATTTTGTCCAGAGTCTGATTGACGATGCTCTGACTAAAAAAGCGACACTCGTTACAGGAAATAAACGTGAACGGAATCTGATCTATCCGACACTTCTTGATCATGTAACAGAAGATATGGATGTTGCCTGGATTGAACCATTTGGACCTGTACTGCCGATCATCCGTGTTTCATCAGATGAGCAGGCTGTCGAAATGGCTAACAAGTCGGAATACGGTCTGCAGGCCAGCGTTTTCTCTCAGGATATTGACCGCGCCCTGGAAGTAGCAAAAGAGGTCGAAGCAGGTACGGTTCAGATCAACGGACGTACGGAGCGCGGGCCGGACCACTTCCCGTTCCTTGGTGTCAAAGCATCGGGCATGGGTGTCCAGGGTATCCACAACAGTCTGGTTTCCATGTCACGCCAGAGAGTAACGGTTATGAACCTGAAATAA
- a CDS encoding dihydrofolate reductase, with protein sequence MISFLVAMDINGLIGRKNKLPWHLPADLKYFKKVTMGHPIIMGRKTFESIGRPLPGRKNIVFTRHTDFSHEGVTVFHSSDAFLKSGIPFGRECFIIGGNQIFQTFAPYADRLYLTRLHAAFEGDTYFTAFHEKEWKLVSEKEGKMDQYNVFPYTFQIYERA encoded by the coding sequence ATGATCTCCTTTCTTGTCGCTATGGACATCAATGGACTGATTGGTCGCAAGAATAAATTACCCTGGCATCTTCCCGCAGATCTGAAATATTTTAAAAAAGTCACCATGGGACATCCCATCATCATGGGAAGAAAAACATTTGAATCGATAGGAAGACCTTTACCCGGGAGAAAAAATATTGTTTTCACTCGTCATACCGATTTTAGCCATGAAGGTGTGACTGTATTCCATTCTTCTGATGCGTTTCTGAAAAGTGGCATCCCTTTTGGCCGGGAATGTTTTATCATTGGCGGAAATCAGATTTTCCAGACCTTTGCTCCGTATGCCGATCGGCTGTATCTGACCCGGCTCCATGCTGCATTTGAGGGCGATACTTATTTTACCGCTTTCCATGAGAAAGAGTGGAAGCTTGTTTCAGAAAAAGAGGGGAAAATGGATCAATATAATGTATTTCCCTACACTTTCCAGATCTATGAACGTGCATAA
- a CDS encoding DUF2164 family protein, translating to MELPKRQKDEMIEKLKSCYFDTYHEELGIIGAENLYSCFMEACAPYIYNQALKDVKKVTSRQFVSLEEEIDVLEKKL from the coding sequence ATGGAGCTGCCCAAGAGACAGAAAGATGAAATGATCGAGAAGCTGAAATCCTGTTATTTTGATACGTATCATGAGGAGCTTGGCATCATAGGTGCTGAGAATCTGTATTCCTGTTTTATGGAGGCGTGTGCTCCATATATTTATAATCAGGCTTTGAAGGATGTTAAGAAAGTAACATCCCGGCAGTTTGTATCCCTTGAAGAAGAAATTGATGTTCTTGAGAAAAAACTATGA
- a CDS encoding NAD(P)/FAD-dependent oxidoreductase: protein MVEHFDVLVAGGGPAGLMASIAAAENGSKVCLLDKGDRLGRKLGISGGGRCNVTNAMSIDELIRHVPGNGRFLYSALASFSNRDIIRFFEDLGIRLKEEDHGRVFPVSDSAQSVVQALVRKVRSLSVTIKTCEPVQAVLFGKKVRGVKTVSGRKISASCVVVAVGGKSVSRTGSTGDGYAWAKAAGHTITDLYPTEVPLTSTESFIQSRRLQGLSLRDCAVTLLSPKGKPIQTHRWDMLFTHFGLSGPAILRLSQFVVKALKKYRVPEIIVTIDTFPDVQENELFHKLIRLSRDTPGRALKKVWKGLVPERYLFYLCERSGLSEEMTGHNLKSESVRILVKYLKAFPVHVNGTLPLEKAFITGGGVSLKEINPKTMESKIMPGLYFCGEIMDIHGYTGGYNITAAFATGHAAGKSAALNAETVRS from the coding sequence GTGGTCGAACACTTTGATGTACTGGTTGCAGGCGGTGGACCTGCCGGATTAATGGCATCCATCGCTGCAGCAGAAAATGGTTCGAAAGTCTGTCTGCTGGATAAGGGAGACAGACTGGGACGTAAGCTGGGTATCTCAGGCGGTGGACGCTGCAATGTCACGAATGCCATGTCGATTGATGAGCTGATCAGGCATGTACCGGGAAACGGCCGGTTCTTATACAGCGCCCTTGCCTCCTTTAGTAATCGGGACATCATACGCTTTTTTGAAGATCTGGGCATTCGTCTAAAAGAAGAGGATCATGGGAGGGTATTTCCTGTGTCCGACAGTGCACAGTCTGTTGTTCAGGCGCTGGTCAGAAAAGTACGCAGCCTTTCTGTCACAATAAAAACCTGCGAACCTGTTCAGGCTGTCCTGTTTGGTAAAAAAGTCCGGGGTGTGAAAACCGTATCCGGCAGAAAAATTTCTGCATCCTGCGTGGTTGTTGCGGTTGGAGGCAAATCAGTGTCCCGGACGGGTTCGACAGGTGACGGATATGCCTGGGCAAAAGCTGCCGGCCACACAATTACTGACCTTTATCCGACAGAAGTCCCTCTTACTTCAACTGAGTCCTTTATTCAATCCCGGCGACTTCAGGGGCTGTCCCTGCGTGACTGTGCCGTTACCCTTCTGTCCCCGAAAGGAAAGCCAATACAGACGCACCGGTGGGACATGCTCTTCACCCACTTCGGTTTGTCCGGTCCTGCCATTCTTCGGCTCAGCCAGTTTGTCGTGAAGGCTTTGAAAAAATACAGAGTACCGGAAATCATTGTAACGATCGATACCTTTCCTGATGTTCAAGAAAATGAACTCTTTCATAAACTGATCCGATTATCCCGCGATACCCCCGGCCGGGCGTTAAAGAAGGTCTGGAAAGGCCTGGTTCCGGAACGTTATTTATTCTACTTATGTGAGCGCTCCGGACTTTCGGAGGAGATGACGGGTCACAACCTGAAATCAGAAAGCGTTCGGATACTGGTGAAATATCTGAAGGCATTCCCTGTTCATGTTAATGGCACCCTGCCACTCGAGAAAGCATTCATCACAGGTGGCGGAGTATCTCTGAAAGAGATCAATCCGAAAACCATGGAATCAAAAATCATGCCTGGACTCTATTTCTGCGGTGAAATTATGGATATCCACGGATATACCGGCGGGTACAATATCACAGCGGCATTTGCTACCGGTCACGCTGCAGGAAAATCAGCTGCATTGAATGCAGAAACCGTCAGATCCTGA
- a CDS encoding protein-glutamine gamma-glutamyltransferase, with translation MIIAANQVLNADMYGQYTDYGRYSVEIFRSMAESGEWFAYPSQRELVFEIKMRNETIEASHALLESGSAFATFYYSTCNENFWLLTGDGGFELRPERRPADAIRDIYTNGRAYAFECATAMMIVFYKALIETISDHRFNEIFQHLYLWDWQNHPLFPLRNAGRVGGGIPGDVRYFKNPEVNPQTPQWQGENAVDLSGGLYYGHGIGIHRANEIIAELNKYRRRGARVSAFLMTGATRPDYLALSSLADGSRMDSIRVAAGTSFYTL, from the coding sequence ATGATCATTGCAGCAAATCAGGTTCTGAATGCAGATATGTACGGACAATATACAGATTACGGACGTTATTCGGTTGAAATATTCCGATCAATGGCCGAATCCGGAGAATGGTTCGCTTATCCATCGCAAAGAGAGCTGGTCTTTGAAATAAAAATGAGAAATGAAACAATCGAAGCCTCACATGCCCTTCTCGAAAGCGGATCTGCTTTCGCAACCTTTTATTACTCCACCTGTAATGAAAATTTCTGGCTGCTTACAGGAGACGGAGGTTTTGAACTCAGACCGGAACGGCGACCGGCAGACGCCATAAGGGATATTTATACAAATGGCAGGGCCTACGCCTTTGAATGCGCTACGGCAATGATGATTGTCTTTTACAAAGCATTGATTGAAACGATTTCAGATCACAGATTTAATGAAATTTTTCAGCACCTGTATCTTTGGGACTGGCAGAACCACCCGCTCTTTCCTCTGAGAAACGCCGGACGCGTTGGGGGAGGGATCCCCGGAGATGTTCGTTATTTTAAAAATCCGGAAGTCAATCCTCAGACACCACAGTGGCAGGGTGAAAACGCCGTAGATCTTTCCGGCGGGCTATACTATGGCCACGGGATTGGCATCCATCGAGCCAATGAGATCATCGCGGAATTAAATAAATACAGGCGCAGAGGCGCACGTGTTTCCGCCTTCCTGATGACAGGAGCCACCCGTCCGGATTATCTCGCCCTTTCATCGCTGGCAGACGGATCACGAATGGACAGTATCCGGGTCGCAGCCGGGACCTCATTTTATACCTTATGA
- a CDS encoding thymidylate synthase — protein sequence MKQYLDLCRRVLEEGHRKSDRTGTGTISVFGHQMRFNLQDGFPLLTTKKLHVKSIIYELLWFLKGDTNVRYLQEHGVRIWNEWADEHGELGPIYGHQWRSWPGKNGQTIDQIKWVVDQIRKHPDSRRLIVTAWNPADVPEMALPPCHCLFQFYVNEGKLSCQLYQRSADIFLGVPFNIASYALLTHMIAHVTGLQPGVFIHTLGDAHIYLNHVNQVKKQLERTPRPLPQLKIMRDVSSVFDFRYEDFKIEGYHPYPHIKGEVSV from the coding sequence ATGAAGCAGTACCTTGATCTCTGCCGGAGGGTCCTTGAAGAAGGGCACCGGAAATCCGACAGGACGGGAACAGGAACAATCAGTGTGTTTGGCCACCAGATGAGATTCAATCTGCAGGATGGATTTCCACTTTTAACAACAAAAAAGCTGCATGTGAAATCGATTATATATGAGCTGCTCTGGTTCCTGAAGGGGGATACCAATGTCAGGTATCTGCAGGAACATGGGGTGAGGATATGGAATGAATGGGCGGACGAACATGGAGAGCTGGGGCCGATTTACGGTCATCAGTGGCGTTCCTGGCCAGGAAAGAACGGACAAACCATCGATCAGATCAAATGGGTTGTTGATCAGATCAGAAAACATCCGGATTCGAGACGATTAATTGTTACAGCCTGGAATCCGGCAGACGTTCCCGAAATGGCTCTTCCACCGTGCCATTGCCTTTTTCAGTTTTATGTAAATGAAGGCAAACTGAGCTGTCAGCTGTACCAGCGCAGTGCCGATATTTTTCTCGGTGTGCCCTTTAATATTGCTTCATATGCGCTTCTGACGCATATGATTGCTCATGTGACCGGCCTTCAACCGGGAGTGTTCATTCATACGCTGGGCGATGCGCATATTTATCTGAATCATGTCAATCAGGTCAAAAAGCAGCTTGAACGTACACCACGGCCTCTGCCACAGCTGAAGATTATGAGGGATGTATCCTCAGTGTTTGATTTCCGATATGAGGACTTTAAAATAGAAGGGTATCATCCCTATCCGCACATTAAAGGCGAGGTGTCCGTATGA
- a CDS encoding GNAT family N-acetyltransferase translates to MYDVREIADDEHEAIGQLAKELWGDQIMVVHNEIFDLSCFPGFLAEENGGIIGFLTYRQMGHEAVEILSLDSFTENRGVGSALLDAVIHYCARNCVHRLFLTCTNDNFRALEFYQKRGFTLTAFRRGAVNEARKRKPSIPLRSKNGVSIEHELELDYFLPDSV, encoded by the coding sequence ATGTATGACGTTCGGGAAATTGCAGATGATGAGCATGAAGCCATCGGACAGCTCGCAAAGGAGCTCTGGGGCGATCAAATCATGGTTGTCCACAATGAAATATTTGACCTTTCCTGTTTTCCCGGCTTTCTGGCTGAAGAAAATGGAGGAATCATCGGCTTTCTGACGTACAGACAGATGGGACACGAGGCTGTTGAGATTCTGTCTCTGGACAGTTTTACAGAAAACAGAGGTGTCGGTTCCGCCTTACTCGATGCTGTCATACATTACTGTGCCAGAAATTGTGTTCATCGTCTTTTTCTGACGTGCACCAATGATAATTTTCGTGCCCTCGAATTTTATCAGAAACGAGGGTTTACTCTAACTGCTTTTCGAAGAGGAGCAGTAAACGAGGCAAGAAAACGAAAACCGTCGATACCGTTACGCTCAAAAAATGGTGTATCCATCGAACATGAACTGGAACTGGATTATTTCCTGCCGGATTCAGTTTGA
- a CDS encoding MDR family MFS transporter, translated as MKQTNRSIVMTGLMIGTFLTAIEGTVISTAIPSIVSDLHGIRIMDWAFSIFMLTSAVTVPLFGKLSDVFGRKRLFTIGTGFFLFGSALCGLSWSMESFITARGIQGIGAGGVMTISTTIIGDIFPIKTRAKMFGMIGMIWGVAGIFGPLVGGFFVDALSWHWIFFINIPFGLTSVFLITTGFKENRRRKKQKIDVAGAASFTISMAALLYGLQRAGESGRWLDAQNLILFTLFITVLALFLYIETRAEDPMIPVSVLWQPIVAITNGLALVASAILMGNDMYMPMWLQGLLGYSAMASGFVLTPMSITWMVGSFLCGWLLAHSGVRISGFIGTGLLLAGTFWLELLDPGVNPLLYYLITSLLGLGFGLALTLTTLCVQSAAGHQMRGAATASNQFFRSVGQAIGAAVFGAYFNTSAAERALCHGQDPERVLNGLNAMLHSGGGRDHPSYGQIFQDVLFFSIHHVFVVMTILAIAAVIIAFFLPGQLPDEKDHKV; from the coding sequence GTGAAGCAGACCAATAGAAGCATTGTCATGACCGGTCTCATGATCGGAACATTTCTGACAGCGATTGAAGGAACGGTAATCAGTACGGCCATCCCAAGCATTGTCAGTGATTTACACGGAATCCGGATCATGGACTGGGCGTTTTCCATATTTATGCTGACGTCTGCTGTGACTGTCCCTCTCTTTGGTAAACTGTCTGATGTGTTTGGCAGGAAACGTCTGTTTACCATTGGAACGGGGTTCTTTCTGTTCGGTTCTGCTCTTTGTGGCCTTTCCTGGTCCATGGAATCTTTTATCACGGCCAGAGGGATTCAGGGGATTGGCGCAGGCGGTGTGATGACGATCAGCACAACGATTATCGGCGATATTTTTCCGATAAAAACCCGGGCGAAGATGTTTGGAATGATCGGGATGATCTGGGGTGTCGCGGGAATCTTCGGACCACTTGTTGGCGGTTTTTTTGTCGACGCTCTTTCCTGGCACTGGATCTTTTTTATTAATATACCTTTTGGCCTGACCTCAGTTTTCCTGATTACAACAGGTTTTAAAGAAAACAGGCGCAGAAAAAAGCAGAAAATTGATGTGGCGGGTGCAGCGTCGTTTACAATTAGTATGGCTGCCCTTTTATATGGACTTCAGAGAGCAGGGGAAAGCGGAAGATGGCTTGATGCTCAGAATCTGATCCTGTTTACCCTTTTTATTACTGTACTCGCTCTATTTCTGTATATTGAAACAAGGGCAGAAGATCCAATGATTCCTGTCTCCGTCCTGTGGCAGCCAATCGTTGCCATTACAAATGGCCTGGCACTTGTGGCAAGTGCCATTCTGATGGGCAACGACATGTATATGCCAATGTGGCTGCAGGGCCTGCTCGGGTACAGCGCAATGGCATCCGGCTTTGTACTGACGCCGATGTCCATCACCTGGATGGTTGGATCTTTTCTCTGCGGATGGCTTCTGGCCCATAGTGGTGTCCGAATCAGTGGATTCATCGGCACCGGGCTGCTTCTGGCGGGAACGTTCTGGCTGGAATTGCTGGACCCGGGGGTAAACCCGCTACTGTACTATCTGATCACGTCGCTTCTTGGACTTGGCTTCGGTCTTGCTCTGACATTAACCACGTTATGCGTTCAGTCTGCAGCAGGACATCAGATGCGTGGTGCGGCAACGGCTTCAAACCAGTTTTTTCGAAGTGTCGGCCAGGCCATAGGAGCTGCAGTTTTCGGGGCTTACTTTAATACAAGTGCAGCGGAAAGAGCACTCTGTCACGGCCAGGATCCGGAACGGGTGTTGAACGGGCTTAATGCGATGCTTCACTCCGGGGGCGGGCGTGATCATCCATCTTATGGTCAGATTTTTCAGGACGTCCTTTTTTTCAGTATTCACCACGTGTTTGTCGTGATGACCATTCTTGCGATTGCTGCCGTAATCATCGCTTTCTTTCTGCCGGGTCAGTTACCTGATGAGAAAGATCATAAGGTATAA
- a CDS encoding ABC-F family ATP-binding cassette domain-containing protein: protein MLLVEAKNVSFSYGDKLIYRKMNFRLLEGEHIALVGRNGAGKSTFLKLLTGQLLADGGSIEKRRNLHIGLIEQHLHFRKHHTIYTFMKSAFQDLLNAESRMNELTMKMQQPDVDPAWIDEYGRLQDKLLAHDFYTIDARISEMAEGLGLSALGMDTPVNRMSGGQLTKLCLARLLLEAPEMLLLDEPTNYLDVAHINWLTDYLRDYPHAFIVVSHDTAFLNRIANVVYHLENHELIRYVGNYNSFMKQHELRQEQLEIAYRQQQRNIKKLETYIQKNKVRTATARQAKSREKQLDKIERMDPPATVRKPSFHFKVDRQPVRTIFAAKRLTAGYDHPLLPPVDAEIIRGEKIALVGHNGIGKTTFLKTLLGLIPPLSGRVVTGDRVMPGYFAQLSAPPDLTPLEWMKEQFPRLEEKVIRQHLAQCGVYAEHMRQPMNTLSGGEETKVRIGQLMLLKSNVLIFDEPTNHLDVDAKEALSEALEKYTGTVLVVSHESSFFKRWVTKVWNIEDWSSQSRADHVRG, encoded by the coding sequence ATGTTATTGGTTGAAGCAAAAAATGTATCTTTTTCATATGGTGACAAACTGATTTACAGAAAAATGAATTTCAGGCTGCTCGAGGGCGAACATATTGCGCTCGTCGGCAGAAACGGGGCGGGTAAGTCAACTTTCCTGAAATTACTGACAGGGCAGCTGCTTGCTGACGGCGGCAGCATTGAAAAAAGGCGCAATCTGCATATTGGGCTGATTGAACAACATCTTCATTTTCGAAAGCATCATACGATTTATACCTTTATGAAAAGTGCCTTTCAGGATCTTCTGAATGCCGAATCACGGATGAATGAACTGACTATGAAAATGCAGCAGCCGGATGTTGATCCGGCGTGGATTGATGAATACGGCAGACTTCAGGATAAGCTGCTGGCTCATGACTTTTACACCATTGACGCCAGAATCAGTGAAATGGCTGAGGGTCTCGGACTGTCGGCCCTGGGTATGGATACCCCTGTCAATCGGATGAGTGGCGGTCAGCTGACAAAACTTTGCCTGGCCAGGCTATTGCTTGAAGCGCCTGAGATGTTATTGCTTGATGAACCGACTAATTATCTTGATGTGGCACATATTAACTGGCTGACAGACTATCTGAGAGATTATCCGCATGCGTTTATCGTTGTTTCGCATGATACAGCTTTCTTGAACCGTATCGCAAATGTCGTTTATCATCTTGAAAATCATGAACTGATACGCTACGTCGGTAATTACAACTCTTTTATGAAACAGCATGAACTGCGTCAGGAACAGCTGGAGATCGCTTATCGACAGCAGCAGCGAAATATAAAGAAACTCGAAACGTATATCCAGAAAAATAAGGTGCGGACTGCTACCGCGCGGCAGGCAAAAAGTCGTGAAAAACAGCTGGATAAAATAGAGCGCATGGATCCTCCTGCGACCGTTCGAAAGCCTTCCTTCCATTTCAAAGTCGACAGACAGCCTGTGCGGACGATCTTTGCCGCTAAAAGACTAACGGCAGGATATGATCATCCGCTCCTTCCTCCTGTAGATGCGGAGATCATTCGCGGGGAAAAGATCGCACTGGTCGGTCATAACGGGATTGGTAAAACGACTTTTTTAAAAACACTGCTTGGTTTGATCCCGCCATTGTCCGGCAGAGTGGTTACGGGGGATCGGGTGATGCCTGGTTATTTTGCACAGCTTTCTGCACCTCCGGATCTGACGCCACTTGAATGGATGAAAGAACAGTTTCCCCGTCTGGAAGAAAAAGTGATTCGTCAGCATCTGGCACAGTGCGGGGTTTATGCCGAACATATGCGTCAGCCGATGAACACGTTAAGCGGGGGCGAGGAAACCAAAGTGAGAATTGGGCAGCTGATGCTCCTGAAAAGCAATGTCCTTATTTTTGACGAGCCGACGAATCATCTGGACGTCGATGCGAAGGAAGCATTAAGTGAAGCATTGGAGAAATATACCGGGACTGTTCTTGTCGTCAGCCATGAAAGCAGCTTTTTCAAAAGATGGGTGACAAAAGTCTGGAATATTGAAGACTGGTCATCACAAAGCAGGGCGGATCATGTACGGGGATAA
- a CDS encoding rhodanese-related sulfurtransferase, whose amino-acid sequence MDSQKKYRVLLYYKYVTIDDPEAFAKEHLAFCKQLNLKGRILVAKEGLNGTLSGTREETQIYMDTLHHDPRFSDMVFKTDQADGHAFKKMHVRPRKEIVAFKLKHDIDPHKLTGKHLKPAAFYQALQDKNTIVIDARNNYETQIGHFRNAILPKVETFRELPKWIEQHLSEYKDWKVLTYCTGGIRCEKFSGYLLRAGFKDVSQLDGGIVEYGKDPEVRGKLYDGKCYVFDQRISVPVNRTNEDVIVGHCHHCGKPCDRIVNCANPECNKQYICCEACEEKYHRSCCDACRQHPRNRYNLQHAKTDERKTVDLK is encoded by the coding sequence ATGGACAGTCAAAAAAAATACCGGGTTTTACTGTATTATAAATATGTGACGATTGATGATCCAGAAGCCTTCGCGAAGGAGCACCTGGCATTCTGTAAACAGCTGAATCTGAAGGGGCGGATTCTTGTCGCAAAAGAAGGGCTGAATGGCACACTTTCCGGAACGCGGGAAGAGACACAGATCTATATGGATACCCTTCATCATGACCCACGTTTCAGTGATATGGTGTTCAAGACAGACCAGGCAGACGGACATGCTTTTAAGAAAATGCATGTCCGTCCGCGTAAGGAGATCGTGGCCTTTAAGCTGAAACATGATATCGATCCCCATAAGCTGACCGGTAAGCATCTGAAACCAGCAGCGTTTTATCAGGCACTTCAGGATAAAAATACGATTGTGATTGATGCCAGGAACAACTATGAAACGCAGATTGGTCATTTCCGCAATGCGATTCTTCCGAAAGTCGAAACCTTCCGGGAACTTCCAAAATGGATTGAGCAGCATCTGTCTGAATATAAGGACTGGAAAGTATTGACCTACTGTACAGGGGGAATCCGCTGTGAAAAATTCAGTGGTTATCTCCTCAGAGCGGGTTTTAAGGACGTCAGCCAGCTGGATGGTGGTATTGTCGAATACGGTAAGGATCCTGAAGTCAGAGGAAAGCTGTATGATGGGAAGTGCTATGTCTTTGATCAACGAATATCCGTACCCGTTAATCGCACAAACGAAGATGTGATCGTGGGTCACTGCCACCATTGTGGCAAACCATGCGACCGGATTGTGAATTGCGCGAACCCGGAGTGCAATAAACAGTATATCTGCTGTGAGGCCTGTGAAGAAAAATATCACCGCTCCTGCTGCGACGCCTGCCGTCAGCATCCGAGAAATCGATACAATCTTCAACACGCAAAGACAGATGAACGGAAAACAGTTGATCTAAAGTAA